The sequence TAAGTGGCTCGATGCGGACGGATTCCGTACGAGCCCAGCCGAAGCAAGGAGAAATGATGAGTGAAACCGCCTCCGTGAGGCCTGCCTTGACCGACCTGACGGCTTCCGAACTCGCAGATGGCCTGCGGCGCCGGTCGTTCTCTTGCCGCGAGCTGATGCAGGCCACGGTCGATCGCATTGGTGCGCTCAACCCCACCTTCAACACTATCGTCAACATGGCTCCGGTCGAGAAGCTATTGGCTGAAGCCGATGCTGCTGACGCCGACCTGGCCAGCGGCAAGGTGCGGGGCTGGCTGCATGGCATCCCCATGGCCGTTAAGGATTTCGCAGACGTCGTTGGCTTCCCCACCACGAAAGGTTGCGAGCTGCTGGCCGGCAATATGCCCACGAGCGACTCCATCCTGACTGCACGCATGAAGGCCGCAGGCTGCATCGTGATCGGCAAGACGACGACGCCTGAGTTCGGGCTGGGCTCGCATACGTTCAGCACTCTGTGGGGTGTGACCCGCAATGCATGGGATCCGGCAGTGAGCGCCGGCGGCAGCAGCGGAGGGGCGGCCGTTTCCCTGGCGCAGCGCATGCTCCCGGTCGCGGACGGGTCAGACGGAATGGGTTCACTGCGGAACCCGGCAGGCTGGAACCACGTCTTCGGCATGCGCCCATCGCAAGGAAGAGTACCCCAGGCTGGAATGTCGGACGTGTGGATCGACCTGCTCTCGAACGAGGGTCCCATGGGCCGTAGCATCCGCGACGTGGGGCGGCTCTTGGCCACACAAAGCGGTTTCGATCCGCGCTCGCCGCTTTCCATGCAGATGCCTTTGGGCTGGAAGGAACACGAGGCCGTCGATCCGGGGATTCTCAGCGGCATGCGCATAGGCTGGCTGGGCGACCTTGGCGGCCACCTCGCGATGGAAACCGGGGTGCTGGACGCCTGTCGCGAAGCGCTTCGTCACCTCGAAGCGGCGGGCGCCGTGGTCGAGGAGGTGCCATTGGGGTTCGATCCCAAGCAGCTGTGGGAATGCTGGCTGACTTGGCGCCGCGCAGGCGCGGGGCCACGTGTCGGGGCGCTCATGCAACTGCCAGGTGCCAAGGAGAAGATCAAGCCGGAGGCTCAGTGGGAGTACGAGTGCTCGCGCGGCATGAGCTTTACCGATTTCCGTCAGGCAAGCCAGGTTCGCACGAATTACTACCAGCACATGCGCACCATGCTGAATCAGTGGGACCTGCTCGTGCTGCCTTCCGCGCAGTGTTGGCCGTTCAACGCGCAGGAGCGCTGGCCCAAACAGATCGCGGGACGCGAGATGGACACCTACCACCGCTGGATGGAGGTCGCAATCTATGCCACCCTTGGCGGCTTGCCTGCCTTGGTGGTACCCGCCGGCTTCCATCCGAACGGCCGTTGGCCCATGGGCATCCAGCTGATCGGCCCGTACGGCGGCGACGCCAAGGTACTGCGTGCAGGAGCGGCATACGAGCAGATCCGCGCCGATTTTATTGCGCGGCGACCTGCCGAAGTGAAATTCCCGAATGAAGCTTAAGCGGTCGCGCAGCTTGGTGGCGCAAGAAAAAGTGGCCTGCAGCGAAGCCGTAAAGTGGCCTGATGCTGGAATTCAGGTCCGTCAAGAATGGCGTGGTACGGGAGCATCTTTCGCCGCCGTTCAGGGCATCTAAGGCCCGCAATACGAAGGAAAACACATGAGTGACAAGTACAAAGCGACAGACCGCACGACGCTAACCCGTCGCCCTCACCGGGGGATCTACGACAAGGATGCTATTCGGGCAATTCTTGACGAAGGGTTCATGTGCAATGTGGCCTACGTCCACGAAGGGGCGCCCCGCGTGTTGCCGACTGGCTATGGCCGGATGGGCGACTACATCTACATTCACGGCTCCAACCAGAGCACGATGCTCAGCGCGGCGCTGAGTGGGGAGGTGTGCGTCCTCGTCACTCATGTGGATGGCCTGGTTTTGGCACGTTCGCTCTACAACCACTCTGTTAACTACCGTTCCGTGGTGGTGTTGGGGCGTCCAGAAGAAGTGACCGATCCGCAGGAGAAACTCGCCTCCTTCGAGGCCTACGCGCGCCACGTCCTGAAAGGCCGTTTTGCCGATGTGAGGCCTCCGAACTCCAAGGAGTTGAACAGCACGACGGTGATGCGCATTCCCATTGTCGAGGCAGTTGCAAAGATGCGGGCGGGTCCGCCAACGGATTTCGAGTTCGATCTGGACCGCGATTGCTGGGCCGGCGAACTGCTGATCAAGCAGGTCTTCGCGGGTGCCACCCGCGACCCCCAAGGTCGGCAGGACGTCCCGGTGCCGCGGTACATCGAGGAGTACGAGAAGCTGCCCAGCGTTGAACGGCAAGAGGTCGACAACACTCCGGACGCATGACGTTCCGATAGCACACTCCGCCCGGCCGAGCGGCAGCGCGCCACTGCCGCCGTGGGCTCGACTTGATACAAGGAGTCCACATGAGCGGCAAAGGAATGGTGAGCTGCCCGCAGCCTGAAGCGGCGGAGTCGGGCGTTGAAATTCTGCGGGCAGGCGGGAGCGCGGTCGACGCGGCAGTCGCCTGCGCCCTTGTGCAAACGGTGGTGGATCCGCTGATGTGCAGCATCGGCGGCTTCGGCACGGCCGCCGTACACCGCCCAGAAGCCGGCATTCACGAGTATGTGGACTTCCACGCTCCCGCGCCGCTTGGCGCTCGAGCAGAGATGTGGGAGCACTTGCTGGAGGGTGAGACGCGCGACGGTTTTGGCTTCAGCATCAAGGGCCGCTTGAACGACATCGGCTACCAAGCCATCGCCGTTCCAGGAACGCTCTGCGGACTAGAGCGCCTGCACACACGGCATGGCCGCCTTCCGTGGCGAGAAGTGGTCGCACCTGCCATTGCATGGGCCCGGGACGGGTTCATGGTACGGCCGGCGATGTATGCGTTCTGGATCGACGAGCCGCTCGCTGGTCGAGTAAGCAACAGAGAGCGGCTCCTGTACTCGGCCTCCGGTCGGGAACTTTTCTGCCGGCCGGACGGCACTCCCAAGACCATCGGCACACCGCTGCGAAACCCGGACTACGCGAACACGCTGGAGACGATCGCGCGTGATGGAGCAGTGTCCTTCTACCGCGGTGAACTCGCCCATCGTATGGTGGAGGACCTGGCTGCCCACGGCGGCCTGCTGTCTTTGCAAGATCTCGCGACCTACGCACCACGCGAGAACGCTCCACTGGTAGGAAGCTACAGGGACCGACGCATCACCACCAACCAGCCTCCTGGTGGCGGCGCGATGCTGCTCCAGATGCTCAACATCTTGGAGCAGTTCGACCTGAGGGCGCTCGGGCACAACACGCCGGAATACATCCGCATCGTATGTGAGGCGATGAAGCGCGCCACCATCGACAAGGACCGGCATCTCGGTGACCCGGCATTTCTAGAGGTGCCGCTGGATCGCCTGCTCTCCAAGGCTTACGCGGCGCAGGCTGCTGCCGCTATCAATGCCGGCGAGAAGGCCGACGTGCCCCGTCTTAACTTGGGCGCCCCTGTTCCAAAGGACACGACGCACCTTTCCGTGGTGGATGGAGACCGCAATTGTGTTGCCATCACGCATTCGCTCGCGATGCCGTCCGGTGTGATGACGCCCGGCCTTGGCTTCATGTACAACGGCTGCATGGGCGTGTTCGACCCGCGACCAGGCAGAACGGGCAGCATCGCACCCGGAAAGGCAAGGTTCACTTCGGCCTGTCCCACCATCGTGTTCCGCGGAGACGAGCCCGAAATTGTGCTTGGCGCGCCGGGCGGAACGCAGATCGCGATGGGCGTGCTGCAGGCAATCCTGAACGTTGCGGATCATGGGATGAGCATGCAAGAGGCCGTATCTGCTGCGCGCTTCTCGTCCACGAGCAACATCATCGATATTTCGAATCGCATTCCACGCTCCGTGTCCCGGCCGCTTGAGAGTCTGGGCTACGAAGTGGTTCGGAATCCGTTCGGGTACACGATTGCTTCTGTGCACGGGATCCGCATCAACGGCGAACGCCTCGAGGGCGGCGCCGACCCTGGCCGCGACGGCGTGGCTTACGAGGCTTGATCGTCAGGCGTCCCGATTCCACATTTATTTATCGGAGAGATACCCCATGACCGATTGGAAGAGCTATCAAGAAGGCAGTGCGGCCCTCGATGCGGAGACCGCACAGAATTGGCTGGATCAAGTGGTGGCGGCCGTCAGCACCTTGGATACTGATCTCATTCTGGATATCTTCACGGATGACGTTGTCGCCGACCTCGGCGCCGTTGTCCTGACCGGGAAAGAGCAACTGCGCCCCTTCGTCCGTGAGCGGTACTCGAGATACACCCACTACGACCTTCGCAAGACTGTTCGCGCAGTCGCGGGCGACCTCGTCATCTGTGACGCGCGATTGCGCTGGAAGTCGCCTGAACACTCAACGCTGCAGCACACTCGAGCCATCGAGATCCTTCAAGTCCGCGGTGGCCGAATTGCACGCTGGGACAATGCGAGTTCGTCGTGGTCTGCCACTGAGGGTTGAGGGTGTTCGCCTGGCACCTGATGACCCAGTTATGTGACCTTGCGCACGCGTGCCCTCCTCTGACTTGCGGCTTGAGAAAGCCCGGACCTGCGTGTCTGCCTGGCGCATCGGCGCGGCACCTTTTGCCCCTCGATAAGTAGTTCATCCGGAAACCCGCAACCGGTCTTTCCATTTACGACAAAGTGGCACGCGGGACAGAAATCGATCCAATTAGATTGGGAACTTCACTACCCAGGAACCCACCATGTCTTTCCGCAATCTCGCATTCGGCGCCCTGCTGGCGGCCATCCTCCTGCCGGCTTCCGCACAGACCGATAAGTTCCCGTCCCGACCGATCAGGCTGGTCGTGCCTTGGAGCGCAGGCGGCAACACGGACGCTATTGCACGGCTGATGGCCTTGAAGCTTTCGGAGCGAATAAACCAACAGGTGGTGGTAGACAACAAGCCCGGAGCGAACGGAATCGTAGGCACGACGGCCGTTGCCCGTGCGCAGCCTGACGGCTATACCCTCATGTTGGCACTGCCGGAGACAAACGTGCTGAACCCGATGGTGTACAAGAACATCAGCTATACCTCGAAGGATCTGGACCCGGTGGCATTCATGGGCATCATGCCTTTTGCGCTCGTTGCCAATCCGAGCTCGAAGGCTGCCAGTGT is a genomic window of Variovorax sp. V213 containing:
- a CDS encoding amidase, with amino-acid sequence MSETASVRPALTDLTASELADGLRRRSFSCRELMQATVDRIGALNPTFNTIVNMAPVEKLLAEADAADADLASGKVRGWLHGIPMAVKDFADVVGFPTTKGCELLAGNMPTSDSILTARMKAAGCIVIGKTTTPEFGLGSHTFSTLWGVTRNAWDPAVSAGGSSGGAAVSLAQRMLPVADGSDGMGSLRNPAGWNHVFGMRPSQGRVPQAGMSDVWIDLLSNEGPMGRSIRDVGRLLATQSGFDPRSPLSMQMPLGWKEHEAVDPGILSGMRIGWLGDLGGHLAMETGVLDACREALRHLEAAGAVVEEVPLGFDPKQLWECWLTWRRAGAGPRVGALMQLPGAKEKIKPEAQWEYECSRGMSFTDFRQASQVRTNYYQHMRTMLNQWDLLVLPSAQCWPFNAQERWPKQIAGREMDTYHRWMEVAIYATLGGLPALVVPAGFHPNGRWPMGIQLIGPYGGDAKVLRAGAAYEQIRADFIARRPAEVKFPNEA
- a CDS encoding pyridoxamine 5'-phosphate oxidase family protein; its protein translation is MSDKYKATDRTTLTRRPHRGIYDKDAIRAILDEGFMCNVAYVHEGAPRVLPTGYGRMGDYIYIHGSNQSTMLSAALSGEVCVLVTHVDGLVLARSLYNHSVNYRSVVVLGRPEEVTDPQEKLASFEAYARHVLKGRFADVRPPNSKELNSTTVMRIPIVEAVAKMRAGPPTDFEFDLDRDCWAGELLIKQVFAGATRDPQGRQDVPVPRYIEEYEKLPSVERQEVDNTPDA
- the ggt gene encoding gamma-glutamyltransferase; its protein translation is MSGKGMVSCPQPEAAESGVEILRAGGSAVDAAVACALVQTVVDPLMCSIGGFGTAAVHRPEAGIHEYVDFHAPAPLGARAEMWEHLLEGETRDGFGFSIKGRLNDIGYQAIAVPGTLCGLERLHTRHGRLPWREVVAPAIAWARDGFMVRPAMYAFWIDEPLAGRVSNRERLLYSASGRELFCRPDGTPKTIGTPLRNPDYANTLETIARDGAVSFYRGELAHRMVEDLAAHGGLLSLQDLATYAPRENAPLVGSYRDRRITTNQPPGGGAMLLQMLNILEQFDLRALGHNTPEYIRIVCEAMKRATIDKDRHLGDPAFLEVPLDRLLSKAYAAQAAAAINAGEKADVPRLNLGAPVPKDTTHLSVVDGDRNCVAITHSLAMPSGVMTPGLGFMYNGCMGVFDPRPGRTGSIAPGKARFTSACPTIVFRGDEPEIVLGAPGGTQIAMGVLQAILNVADHGMSMQEAVSAARFSSTSNIIDISNRIPRSVSRPLESLGYEVVRNPFGYTIASVHGIRINGERLEGGADPGRDGVAYEA
- a CDS encoding nuclear transport factor 2 family protein; the protein is MTDWKSYQEGSAALDAETAQNWLDQVVAAVSTLDTDLILDIFTDDVVADLGAVVLTGKEQLRPFVRERYSRYTHYDLRKTVRAVAGDLVICDARLRWKSPEHSTLQHTRAIEILQVRGGRIARWDNASSSWSATEG